The following proteins are co-located in the Longimicrobium terrae genome:
- a CDS encoding putative bifunctional diguanylate cyclase/phosphodiesterase: protein MPAREEWFRAVFEGSAMALAVVDMRGRFIDANTAFQAVVGRSGDELYGVPLSALDHPDDSAQNTLLFSRVLSGELPSHQMELRCVDGGAVAFPARLTLSVVRGEDGKARFCVAMLDDLRERMVVEPERDLLEGRLRHLALHDPLTGLPNRVLLAERMHEVLATLGDDPDARCGVLFLDLDRFKNVNDSLGHNVGDELLRQVAVRLAACARPGDTVARFGGDEFIFFLPRVSGREEALALAAAVREALSAPLELGNYRTYTTASIGIAIAEKSADSADEMLRNADIAMYYAKAGGGTRCAVFDGSMHRAAMARLGLETDLRGAVAREELTLYFQPIVSLETGNVVAAEALARWSHPIHGKVPPDKFITLAEDTGLIGALGTWVLDEATRQLAEWRKDVPQAARLEMNVNVSPWQLRDGELVETVAATLGEHGVPAAALKLELTESTLVEDAARAAGVLRALKKRDVQIYLDDFGTGYSSLSLLHRLPLDALKIDRSFVGGMDGGTTGAVKGAEIVRTILALARSLGVRVVAEGVETHEQLAALRALGCDYAQGYLISPPLPADEFETSFLRREPPYSWQTGHRFSEMVAEQG from the coding sequence ATGCCCGCGCGGGAAGAGTGGTTCCGCGCCGTGTTCGAGGGCAGCGCCATGGCGCTGGCCGTGGTGGACATGCGGGGGCGCTTCATCGATGCCAACACCGCATTCCAGGCGGTCGTGGGCCGGTCCGGGGACGAGTTGTACGGCGTTCCGCTCAGCGCGCTGGACCACCCGGACGACAGCGCGCAGAACACGCTCCTTTTCAGCCGCGTGCTGAGCGGCGAGCTGCCCAGCCACCAGATGGAGCTGCGCTGCGTGGATGGCGGCGCCGTCGCGTTCCCCGCGCGCCTCACCCTTTCCGTCGTCCGCGGCGAAGACGGCAAGGCGCGCTTCTGCGTGGCCATGCTGGACGATCTGCGCGAGCGGATGGTGGTGGAGCCCGAGCGCGACCTGCTGGAAGGCCGGCTGCGGCACCTGGCGCTGCACGATCCGCTCACCGGCCTGCCCAACCGCGTGCTGCTCGCCGAGCGCATGCACGAGGTGCTCGCCACGCTGGGCGACGATCCCGACGCGCGCTGCGGCGTGCTGTTTCTGGACCTGGACCGCTTCAAGAACGTCAACGATTCCCTCGGCCACAACGTGGGCGACGAACTGCTGCGGCAGGTGGCCGTGCGCCTGGCCGCGTGCGCCCGCCCCGGCGACACCGTGGCGCGGTTCGGCGGCGACGAGTTCATCTTCTTTCTGCCGCGCGTGTCCGGGCGCGAAGAAGCGCTGGCGCTGGCGGCAGCCGTGCGGGAGGCGCTCTCCGCGCCGCTGGAACTGGGGAACTACCGCACCTACACCACCGCCAGCATAGGCATCGCCATCGCCGAGAAGTCCGCGGATTCGGCGGATGAAATGCTGCGCAACGCCGACATCGCCATGTACTACGCCAAGGCGGGCGGAGGCACGCGGTGCGCGGTGTTCGACGGCTCCATGCACCGCGCGGCGATGGCGCGTCTGGGGCTGGAAACGGATCTGCGCGGCGCAGTCGCCCGCGAGGAATTGACGCTGTACTTCCAGCCGATCGTGTCGCTGGAGACGGGAAACGTGGTGGCGGCGGAGGCCCTGGCGCGCTGGAGCCACCCTATCCATGGCAAGGTGCCGCCCGACAAGTTCATCACCCTGGCCGAAGATACCGGGCTGATCGGCGCGCTGGGCACGTGGGTGCTGGACGAGGCCACGCGGCAGCTGGCGGAGTGGCGCAAGGACGTTCCGCAGGCGGCGCGGCTGGAAATGAACGTCAACGTGTCGCCGTGGCAGCTGCGCGACGGCGAACTGGTGGAGACGGTTGCCGCCACCCTGGGTGAACACGGCGTCCCCGCCGCGGCGCTCAAGCTGGAGCTGACGGAGAGCACGCTGGTGGAGGACGCGGCGCGGGCGGCGGGCGTTCTGCGCGCGCTCAAGAAGCGCGACGTGCAGATCTACCTGGATGATTTCGGTACCGGCTACTCGTCGCTGAGCCTGCTGCACCGCCTTCCGCTGGACGCGCTCAAGATCGACCGCTCCTTCGTGGGCGGGATGGACGGCGGGACGACGGGCGCGGTGAAGGGCGCGGAGATCGTGCGGACGATTCTGGCGCTGGCGCGCAGCCTGGGTGTGCGCGTGGTGGCGGAAGGGGTGGAGACACACGAACAGTTGGCGGCACTGCGCGCGCTGGGCTGCGACTACGCGCAGGGCTACCTGATCTCGCCCCCGCTCCCCGCGGACGAGTTCGAGACGTCCTTTCTGCGCCGCGAGCCGCCCTACTCGTGGCAGACCGGCCACCGTTTTTCGGAGATGGTGGCGGAGCAGGGATGA
- a CDS encoding DGQHR domain-containing protein: protein MPTNAQGAGPTKDDQEPFPDKEATKTTRVRKKKGVAYPALLITQNSRRFYFSTIPVDDLFPSCFVSRRDDDPLTGFQRGLNESRANDIAQYLAAGSGSIPSNIVLSAQTSTGFSYSRSSKSISFSRAPFGFLVIDGQHRLWGYHKCSVQHRVPVAIYEGLTRAEEARLFIDINTTQRGVPATLLLDIKQVAEMENAREQLLRDLFDKLQSDPKSAMAGRLSASESVRGKISRVTFNRALGGALESGVLMDADPAVRYRLLSNYLNAFDAELPDKRNLAKSSYFEAIFEIFDEVVRNTISVHRSAKQSELQQIIRPLAQLDFTAGLGGKATLTKKALVGALQTTLRKALPISGDML from the coding sequence ATGCCCACGAACGCGCAGGGTGCAGGACCCACGAAGGACGATCAGGAGCCTTTTCCGGACAAGGAAGCAACTAAGACCACGCGCGTTCGCAAGAAGAAGGGAGTTGCTTATCCTGCCCTGCTCATCACTCAAAACTCTCGTCGCTTCTACTTCTCGACGATTCCCGTTGATGACCTATTCCCGAGTTGTTTCGTGTCGCGCCGCGATGATGACCCGCTGACCGGATTTCAACGCGGTCTGAACGAAAGCAGAGCGAATGATATCGCGCAGTACTTGGCTGCGGGCAGTGGTTCGATTCCTAGCAATATTGTTCTTTCTGCGCAGACATCTACTGGTTTTTCATATTCTCGCAGTTCTAAGTCCATCTCGTTCTCTCGTGCTCCATTCGGTTTCCTCGTCATTGATGGGCAGCATCGCTTGTGGGGCTACCATAAGTGCAGCGTTCAGCACCGCGTGCCAGTTGCGATCTACGAAGGTCTGACCCGGGCTGAAGAAGCCCGGTTATTCATCGATATCAACACGACCCAACGTGGAGTTCCGGCTACACTGCTCCTAGACATCAAGCAAGTCGCCGAAATGGAGAATGCCCGTGAGCAACTCCTTCGGGATCTGTTCGACAAGCTTCAGAGTGACCCGAAATCGGCAATGGCCGGACGGTTGAGTGCAAGCGAGTCTGTACGTGGGAAGATATCCCGTGTGACGTTTAATCGGGCTCTCGGCGGTGCGCTCGAAAGCGGTGTCTTGATGGACGCTGATCCAGCCGTTCGGTATAGGCTACTCTCGAACTATTTGAACGCGTTTGATGCTGAACTTCCCGACAAGCGTAACCTTGCGAAATCCTCCTACTTCGAAGCGATTTTCGAAATTTTTGATGAGGTTGTACGTAACACAATCTCAGTGCACCGGTCAGCTAAGCAGTCGGAGTTGCAGCAGATTATTCGGCCGCTAGCTCAACTGGACTTCACCGCCGGTCTAGGAGGAAAGGCCACTTTGACGAAGAAGGCTTTGGTCGGAGCTCTGCAGACAACTCTCCGAAAAGCATTGCCGATCTCTGGTGATATGCTGTGA
- a CDS encoding glycoside hydrolase family 15 protein, with product MTEHIKPPRAQGELPIADHGVIGDLHTVALVGLDGSIDFFCAPRFDSPSVFAAILDAGAGGSFRVDPQLGEARRKQLYLPDTNVLLTRTLSATGVAEISDFMPIGESEEVRRVVRRVKSVRGDVRFQLCCAPRFGYGQVGHRTEAQDDAILFIPDDPRAAGFGCLRLRGSVPMRIVDGDAVAEFELGAEQTATFVLEADIDGQDSVPATHDYASESFKRTVNFWREWIGKSTYRGRWRDEVHRSALVLKMLFSQPHGSLVAAPTFGLPESPGGARNWDYRYTWVRDAAFTTYSLIRLGMTEETGNFINWIADRCAEAGPDAPLQPLYTIDGGTQVDERELDNLAGHGGARPVRVGNGAATQLQLDVFGALMDSVYLYDKYGQPMSYDLWMRLTRLVDWVCDNWRRPDCGIWEIRAGMRPHLSSRVLCWVAVDRALRLARHRSLPAPEARWTAARDDIYRSVFSEFWHEGKRSFVQTTESDALDASCLLMPLLRFISPEDPRWVATMAAVRRELVVDSLVNRYVVKDAQTDGFTDPEGTFTICSFWYAECLSRGGDLQQARFAFEKILSYANHLGLFSEEIGQSGEHLGNFPQAFTHLSLISAAYDIDRRLDGAGFGA from the coding sequence ATGACTGAACACATCAAGCCGCCGCGCGCGCAGGGCGAACTGCCCATCGCCGACCACGGCGTCATCGGCGATCTGCACACGGTCGCGCTCGTGGGGCTCGACGGCAGCATCGACTTCTTCTGCGCCCCGCGCTTCGATTCGCCCTCGGTGTTCGCGGCGATCCTGGACGCCGGCGCCGGCGGCAGCTTTCGCGTGGATCCGCAGTTGGGCGAGGCGCGCCGCAAGCAGCTGTACCTTCCCGACACCAACGTCCTGCTCACCCGCACCCTTTCCGCCACGGGCGTAGCCGAGATTTCGGACTTCATGCCCATTGGGGAGAGCGAGGAAGTGCGCCGCGTCGTCCGCCGGGTGAAGTCGGTGCGCGGCGACGTGCGCTTTCAGCTGTGCTGCGCGCCGCGGTTCGGATACGGACAGGTTGGGCACCGCACCGAAGCCCAGGACGACGCGATCCTCTTCATCCCCGATGATCCCAGGGCGGCGGGATTCGGGTGTCTGCGCCTGCGCGGATCGGTGCCCATGCGCATCGTGGATGGGGACGCGGTGGCGGAATTCGAACTGGGGGCCGAGCAGACCGCCACCTTTGTTCTGGAAGCCGACATCGACGGGCAGGACAGCGTGCCCGCGACGCACGACTACGCATCCGAATCGTTCAAAAGGACGGTGAACTTCTGGCGCGAGTGGATCGGCAAGAGCACCTACCGCGGCCGCTGGCGCGACGAGGTGCACCGGTCGGCGCTCGTCCTCAAGATGCTCTTCAGCCAGCCGCACGGGTCGCTGGTGGCCGCGCCCACCTTCGGGCTGCCCGAGTCGCCGGGCGGCGCGCGCAACTGGGACTACCGCTACACCTGGGTGCGCGACGCCGCGTTCACCACGTATTCCCTGATCCGCCTGGGGATGACGGAGGAAACCGGCAACTTCATCAACTGGATCGCGGACCGCTGCGCCGAGGCCGGGCCGGACGCGCCGCTTCAGCCGCTGTACACCATCGACGGCGGCACGCAGGTGGATGAACGGGAGCTGGACAACCTTGCCGGACACGGGGGCGCGCGTCCGGTGCGTGTCGGCAACGGGGCGGCCACGCAGCTTCAACTGGACGTGTTCGGCGCGCTGATGGATTCCGTCTACCTGTACGACAAGTACGGGCAGCCCATGAGCTACGACCTGTGGATGCGGCTGACGCGGCTGGTGGACTGGGTGTGCGACAACTGGCGGCGTCCGGACTGCGGCATCTGGGAGATCCGCGCCGGGATGCGCCCGCACCTGAGCTCGCGCGTGCTGTGCTGGGTGGCGGTGGACCGCGCGCTGCGGCTGGCCCGCCACCGCTCGCTCCCCGCGCCCGAGGCGCGCTGGACCGCCGCGCGCGACGACATCTACCGTAGCGTCTTTTCCGAATTCTGGCACGAGGGCAAGCGCAGCTTCGTGCAGACCACGGAAAGCGACGCGCTGGATGCCTCGTGCCTGCTGATGCCGCTGCTGCGCTTCATCAGCCCCGAAGATCCGCGCTGGGTGGCGACGATGGCGGCCGTGCGGCGGGAACTGGTGGTGGATTCGCTGGTGAACCGCTACGTGGTCAAGGACGCGCAAACGGATGGCTTCACCGATCCGGAGGGCACCTTCACCATCTGCAGCTTCTGGTACGCCGAGTGCCTTTCGCGCGGCGGCGACCTGCAGCAGGCGCGCTTCGCGTTTGAAAAGATCCTCAGCTACGCCAACCACCTCGGCCTGTTTTCCGAGGAAATCGGCCAGAGCGGCGAGCACCTGGGCAACTTTCCCCAGGCGTTCACGCACCTGTCCCTCATCAGCGCCGCGTACGACATCGACCGGCGGCTGGACGGCGCCGGCTTCGGCGCGTGA
- a CDS encoding DUF4160 domain-containing protein gives MEVTVSPAVLRSGPYRFYFFSHEPNEPPHVHVDRDDWSAKFWLQPVALAHNLGFSARELRRIEEIVTENREHLREAWRGYFGT, from the coding sequence ATGGAGGTTACTGTGTCACCGGCGGTGTTGCGATCTGGACCATATCGGTTTTACTTCTTCAGCCATGAGCCGAACGAGCCCCCTCACGTGCACGTGGATCGGGATGACTGGTCCGCCAAGTTCTGGCTGCAGCCCGTAGCGCTCGCGCACAACCTGGGATTCAGTGCCCGGGAACTACGGCGGATTGAGGAAATCGTGACGGAGAACCGGGAGCATCTGCGGGAGGCGTGGCGTGGCTATTTCGGAACCTAA
- a CDS encoding trypsin-like peptidase domain-containing protein: MSHITGTVQPVQPPLVLGPDSGVLTTDFVHTPPADPNTTKLLLLHFHSASFPGNNRLEVDLGYGTDVFTAEDGDSFWTRPVNPGKFPGGVPIRYIVDGADEGSVTFDRYGRGERHEGEKNFPSLSNSDPFLLDPDQDNKFVEPDYGQTWICNPPTENWENIRCLEDTDDVRRRVARSVGMIVTVHPAADIMDFEHVSTCTVTLVGEEMVLTAGHCLHPDEAASASVTFDFEVECGGEVPELYDPKFHKVKKVLHHLEKTENAISYDYALLQIAIPPGGLGLPIIPMKKGLPAAGEQVFCVHHPTGAVKKLSRPHAGGFATIADSDVGIIRVNLDISGGSSGSALFDTGGNALGVLMGGGPCSLAYFPTATRLERVASKPPPVAGRDVMIVFDRSGSMSMPAGTGRSKMEEAQDAASLFVQLVRVGGGDRMGLVSFSTTASNPVDFALAEVTQPNKDALIGPDFDGGVVGALESTGDTTIGGGLDRARQQFPMPGPNQRTILLLTDGMQNTLPMIETVEPTLAGIDVNAIGFGTEGSLDGALLSHLVQKHNGVYTRAGDPLDLKKYFSLAFGNIFEAGALLDPPFELPRSERTGQLVPFSVCGEESVTVVVGWDRPDSVLAVRVRTPAGAWITGATPGVDDSTGATWTFLRIPLPMDGERDGEWAVEVSRAGTGGGAFVPAAQHLRYFVQVIPAGGPRLTARPVPAKLYTGDAFNPLVALWYPGGGHPHHARVHVTVRAPRTGAGTLLSESELGAPGTQDGDPVGARQAGLLALEAASPGPLVEYAEHTYELFDTPAHDDGTPEPDGVYGTPLPELFTVEGDYTFHFRAAYGRECTGTRELLRSLHVDVGVDPSRTQVRVQETGTAAGGGRKVTLTLVPRDRYGNPLGPGRAGDLAVSGGAGTTLAGGLRDNGDGAYAVDGTWDLAAARRPSIVLGQPGRPPVVVQEPAHHPERRG; this comes from the coding sequence ATGTCACATATCACCGGAACCGTGCAGCCCGTGCAGCCTCCGCTGGTGCTGGGCCCCGACTCGGGCGTGCTGACCACGGACTTCGTCCACACTCCGCCGGCGGATCCCAATACCACCAAGCTGCTCCTTCTGCACTTTCACTCCGCCAGCTTCCCCGGCAACAATCGCCTGGAGGTGGACCTGGGCTACGGCACCGACGTCTTTACGGCCGAGGACGGAGACTCGTTCTGGACGCGGCCGGTGAACCCCGGCAAGTTCCCGGGCGGCGTGCCCATCCGCTACATCGTGGACGGGGCCGACGAGGGGAGCGTGACCTTTGACCGCTACGGGCGCGGCGAGCGGCACGAGGGCGAAAAGAATTTTCCCAGCCTCTCCAACAGCGACCCGTTCCTCCTAGACCCGGACCAGGACAACAAGTTCGTCGAGCCGGACTACGGCCAGACCTGGATCTGCAACCCGCCTACCGAGAACTGGGAGAACATCCGCTGCCTGGAGGATACGGACGACGTGCGGCGCAGGGTGGCGCGGAGCGTGGGGATGATCGTGACCGTGCACCCGGCTGCGGACATCATGGACTTCGAGCACGTGAGCACCTGCACCGTCACCCTGGTGGGCGAGGAGATGGTGCTCACCGCCGGCCACTGCCTGCACCCGGATGAGGCGGCCTCGGCGTCCGTCACCTTCGACTTCGAGGTGGAGTGCGGCGGGGAGGTCCCGGAGCTGTACGATCCGAAGTTCCACAAGGTCAAGAAGGTCCTGCACCACCTTGAAAAGACCGAGAACGCGATCTCGTACGACTACGCGCTCCTGCAGATCGCCATTCCCCCCGGCGGGCTGGGGCTTCCCATCATCCCGATGAAGAAGGGGCTCCCCGCGGCAGGCGAGCAGGTGTTCTGCGTGCACCACCCCACCGGCGCCGTAAAGAAGCTCTCCCGCCCGCACGCCGGCGGCTTCGCGACGATCGCAGACAGCGACGTGGGCATCATCCGCGTGAACCTGGACATCTCGGGCGGCAGCTCGGGATCGGCGCTGTTCGACACCGGCGGGAATGCGCTGGGGGTGCTGATGGGCGGCGGCCCGTGCTCACTGGCGTACTTTCCCACGGCCACCAGGCTGGAACGCGTGGCGTCGAAACCCCCGCCGGTGGCCGGCCGCGACGTGATGATCGTCTTCGACCGATCGGGGAGCATGTCGATGCCGGCGGGGACGGGGCGCAGCAAGATGGAAGAGGCGCAGGACGCGGCGTCGCTGTTCGTGCAGCTGGTGCGCGTGGGCGGCGGAGACCGCATGGGGCTGGTCTCCTTCAGCACCACGGCCAGCAATCCCGTTGACTTTGCGCTGGCGGAGGTGACGCAGCCCAACAAGGACGCGCTCATCGGCCCCGACTTCGACGGCGGCGTGGTGGGCGCGCTGGAGTCCACGGGGGACACGACGATCGGCGGCGGGCTGGACAGGGCGCGCCAGCAGTTCCCCATGCCCGGCCCCAACCAGCGGACCATCCTGCTGCTCACGGACGGCATGCAGAATACGCTGCCGATGATCGAGACGGTGGAGCCCACGCTGGCCGGGATCGACGTGAACGCCATCGGCTTTGGCACGGAAGGAAGCCTGGACGGCGCTCTGCTCTCGCACCTGGTGCAGAAGCACAACGGCGTGTACACCCGCGCGGGGGATCCGCTGGACCTGAAGAAGTACTTCTCCCTGGCGTTCGGAAACATCTTTGAGGCGGGCGCGCTGCTGGACCCGCCGTTCGAGCTTCCGCGCAGCGAGCGGACGGGGCAGCTGGTGCCGTTCTCCGTCTGCGGCGAGGAGAGCGTGACGGTGGTGGTGGGATGGGACCGGCCGGACAGCGTGCTGGCGGTGCGCGTCCGGACCCCGGCGGGCGCGTGGATCACGGGCGCGACGCCGGGGGTGGACGACAGCACGGGGGCCACATGGACCTTCCTGCGCATTCCGCTGCCGATGGACGGTGAGCGCGACGGCGAGTGGGCGGTGGAGGTTTCGCGCGCCGGGACCGGCGGCGGCGCGTTCGTGCCCGCGGCGCAGCACCTGCGCTACTTCGTGCAGGTGATCCCCGCCGGGGGTCCGCGGCTGACCGCGAGGCCGGTGCCGGCGAAGCTCTACACGGGCGACGCCTTCAACCCGCTGGTGGCGCTGTGGTACCCCGGCGGCGGCCACCCGCACCACGCACGCGTGCACGTTACCGTCCGCGCGCCGCGCACGGGGGCCGGGACGCTGCTGTCCGAGTCCGAGCTGGGCGCGCCGGGGACGCAGGACGGCGACCCGGTGGGCGCGCGGCAGGCCGGGCTGCTGGCGCTGGAAGCGGCGTCGCCCGGGCCGCTGGTGGAGTACGCGGAGCACACCTATGAGCTCTTCGACACGCCGGCGCACGACGACGGCACGCCGGAGCCGGACGGCGTTTACGGCACACCGCTGCCGGAGCTGTTCACGGTGGAGGGCGACTACACCTTCCATTTCCGCGCAGCGTACGGCAGGGAGTGCACGGGTACGCGCGAGCTGCTGCGCTCGCTGCACGTGGACGTGGGGGTGGACCCGTCACGCACGCAGGTGCGGGTGCAGGAGACGGGCACGGCGGCGGGCGGCGGGCGCAAGGTGACGCTGACCTTGGTGCCGCGGGACCGCTACGGCAACCCGCTGGGGCCCGGCCGCGCCGGGGACCTCGCGGTGAGCGGCGGCGCCGGGACCACGCTCGCCGGCGGCCTGCGCGACAACGGCGACGGGGCGTACGCGGTGGATGGCACGTGGGACCTCGCCGCGGCCAGGCGTCCCTCCATCGTGCTGGGCCAGCCCGGACGTCCGCCGGTGGTGGTGCAGGAGCCCGCCCATCATCCCGAGCGGCGTGGATGA
- the pruA gene encoding L-glutamate gamma-semialdehyde dehydrogenase — translation MMNSIPNVPTPVNEPVLSYAPGTPERALLKETYARMAGEEIEIPLIIGGKEVRTGNTDVSVMPHNHKHVLARFHKAGPAEVKQAIEASLKAHREWSRWPWEDRLAVFQRAADLLATRYRPVLNAATMLGQGKTAHQAEIDSACEFIDFLRFNTHFTQKLYAEQPFSGPGMWNRLDHRPLEGFIYAVTPFNFTAIAGNLPTAPAMLGNVAVWKPAATAVYSGWFIMQILQEAGLPPGVINFLPGDPGPMTEAVLHDPNLAGIHFTGSTGVFQTIWKTVGDRIDSYKTYPRLVGETGGKDFIVAHASADPLALSTGIVRGGYEYQGQKCSAASRIYVPESLWPTVREQTLEMISRIRVGDVADFRNYMGAVIDRKAFDKITGYIKHAHEASDVEVLAGGTYDDSTGYFIQPTLVEVKDSAYRLMCEEVFGPVVSLHVYPDSKWEETLRIVDQTSPYALTGAIFANDRSAVLQASDMLRNAAGNFYINDKPTGAVVGQQPFGGARASGTNDKAGSILNMIRWISPRTIKETFAPPHAFEYPFMAEK, via the coding sequence GTGATGAACAGCATTCCCAACGTACCGACGCCGGTCAACGAGCCGGTCCTGTCATACGCGCCGGGCACCCCGGAGCGCGCGCTGCTCAAGGAAACGTACGCGCGCATGGCCGGCGAGGAGATCGAGATCCCGCTCATCATCGGCGGCAAGGAAGTGCGCACCGGCAACACCGACGTTTCGGTGATGCCGCACAACCACAAGCACGTCCTGGCCCGCTTTCACAAGGCCGGCCCCGCCGAGGTCAAGCAGGCCATTGAAGCCTCGCTCAAGGCGCACAGGGAGTGGAGCCGCTGGCCGTGGGAAGACCGCCTAGCCGTCTTTCAGCGCGCGGCGGACCTGCTGGCCACGCGCTACCGCCCGGTGCTGAACGCGGCCACCATGCTGGGCCAGGGCAAGACCGCCCATCAGGCCGAAATCGACAGCGCCTGCGAGTTCATCGACTTCCTGCGCTTCAACACGCACTTCACGCAGAAGCTGTACGCCGAGCAGCCGTTCAGCGGGCCGGGCATGTGGAACCGCCTGGACCACCGCCCGCTGGAAGGCTTCATCTACGCCGTAACGCCGTTCAACTTCACGGCCATCGCCGGCAACCTGCCCACCGCGCCGGCCATGCTGGGCAACGTGGCGGTGTGGAAGCCCGCCGCGACCGCCGTGTACAGCGGCTGGTTCATCATGCAGATCCTGCAGGAAGCGGGACTGCCGCCGGGCGTCATCAACTTCCTGCCGGGCGACCCCGGCCCCATGACCGAGGCGGTGCTGCACGACCCCAACCTGGCCGGCATCCACTTCACCGGCAGCACGGGCGTGTTCCAGACCATCTGGAAGACGGTGGGCGACCGCATCGACAGCTACAAGACGTACCCGCGCCTCGTCGGCGAAACGGGCGGCAAGGACTTCATCGTGGCGCACGCCAGCGCCGACCCGCTCGCGCTCTCGACGGGCATCGTGCGTGGCGGCTACGAGTACCAGGGGCAGAAGTGCAGCGCCGCGTCACGCATCTACGTCCCCGAGTCGCTCTGGCCGACCGTCCGCGAGCAGACGCTGGAGATGATCAGCCGCATCCGCGTGGGCGACGTGGCCGACTTCCGCAACTACATGGGCGCGGTGATCGACCGCAAGGCGTTCGACAAGATCACCGGCTACATCAAGCACGCGCACGAGGCGAGCGATGTGGAAGTGCTCGCCGGCGGCACGTATGACGACAGCACCGGCTACTTCATCCAGCCCACGCTCGTGGAGGTCAAGGATTCCGCGTACCGGCTGATGTGCGAGGAAGTCTTCGGCCCCGTGGTGTCGCTGCACGTCTATCCCGACAGCAAGTGGGAAGAAACGCTGCGCATCGTGGACCAGACGAGCCCGTACGCGCTCACCGGCGCCATCTTCGCCAACGACCGTTCGGCGGTGCTGCAGGCCAGCGACATGCTGCGCAACGCGGCCGGCAACTTCTACATCAACGACAAGCCGACGGGCGCGGTGGTGGGCCAGCAGCCGTTCGGCGGCGCGCGGGCCAGCGGAACGAACGACAAGGCCGGCTCGATCCTGAACATGATCCGCTGGATCAGCCCGCGCACCATCAAGGAAACGTTCGCCCCGCCGCACGCATTCGAGTATCCGTTCATGGCGGAGAAGTAG
- the maoP gene encoding DUF413 domain-containing protein: MQHSRRLILLADSVAGTRRGRDTLPLFFLIVCAEHASKRLEGSGKGHSAHHVLKFFDTCLTEAEKERLAQAFTATDGSLIDAPGAVKTLYAVRNRFAHEGIYWDFAFMRHPGSAGKAAVQAAITLAEFRGMVARGCIRAARRCFEPALDPAEAETLVGPAEHEGQQRSWAEQRVLHARYRHQPFNPRVPEIEFPVRDLEVLRRRGSWMRALAEGEIQPLTQKQRSFVDAANGQRPPSTYHEELWTAYTIKEAFFRVARHWPDEFRLEESVGDTVLYDGTWDDYADHDGERGLIAAELDEYAEDWAASDDTGGFGDDEENEEWDEGPWDR, encoded by the coding sequence ATGCAGCACAGCCGCCGCCTCATTCTCCTGGCGGACTCGGTTGCCGGAACGCGGCGGGGGAGAGATACGCTGCCGCTGTTCTTTCTGATCGTGTGTGCAGAGCATGCGTCCAAGCGCCTGGAAGGGTCCGGAAAGGGCCACTCCGCGCACCACGTCCTCAAGTTCTTTGACACATGCCTCACCGAGGCAGAGAAGGAGCGGCTGGCCCAGGCGTTTACCGCCACCGACGGATCGTTGATTGACGCTCCGGGCGCCGTCAAAACGCTCTACGCGGTCCGCAACCGGTTCGCCCATGAAGGTATTTACTGGGATTTCGCCTTCATGCGCCACCCCGGATCTGCCGGAAAGGCGGCGGTGCAGGCAGCGATCACTCTTGCGGAGTTCCGCGGGATGGTGGCCCGGGGGTGCATCCGTGCGGCCAGGCGGTGCTTTGAGCCGGCGCTGGACCCGGCCGAGGCCGAGACCCTGGTGGGCCCGGCGGAGCACGAGGGTCAGCAGCGCTCCTGGGCCGAGCAACGTGTGCTGCACGCCAGATACCGCCATCAACCGTTTAACCCGCGTGTTCCGGAAATCGAATTTCCGGTCAGGGACTTGGAGGTGCTGCGGCGCCGGGGAAGCTGGATGCGGGCGCTGGCGGAGGGCGAAATCCAGCCGCTGACGCAGAAGCAACGGAGCTTTGTGGATGCGGCGAATGGACAGCGGCCGCCATCGACCTACCACGAGGAACTATGGACGGCGTACACGATCAAGGAGGCGTTCTTTCGTGTCGCACGTCACTGGCCTGATGAGTTCAGGCTGGAGGAATCGGTAGGCGACACGGTTCTGTATGATGGCACGTGGGACGACTACGCGGATCACGACGGCGAGCGGGGCCTGATCGCCGCGGAACTGGACGAGTACGCGGAAGACTGGGCCGCTTCCGACGACACCGGCGGGTTCGGCGACGACGAAGAAAACGAAGAGTGGGATGAGGGTCCGTGGGACCGGTAG
- a CDS encoding DUF2442 domain-containing protein, whose product MAISEPKAGERVKDVRIDDDLLSVDLADGRTISVPLAWYPALLHASREQRAEWRISGGGFGIHWPALDEDLSTEGLLRGAPAPRAFTPSAAA is encoded by the coding sequence GTGGCTATTTCGGAACCTAAGGCGGGTGAGCGCGTGAAGGACGTGCGGATCGACGACGATCTTCTGAGCGTCGACCTCGCGGACGGGCGCACGATTTCCGTGCCGCTGGCGTGGTACCCTGCCCTGCTGCATGCCAGTCGGGAGCAGCGCGCCGAATGGCGGATTTCCGGCGGCGGCTTCGGCATTCACTGGCCGGCTCTGGACGAGGATCTTTCTACCGAGGGACTGCTGCGCGGAGCCCCGGCTCCGCGCGCGTTCACGCCGTCAGCAGCCGCATAA